In Opisthocomus hoazin isolate bOpiHoa1 chromosome 17, bOpiHoa1.hap1, whole genome shotgun sequence, one DNA window encodes the following:
- the C17H1orf232 gene encoding uncharacterized protein C1orf232 homolog, with the protein MTQGFWRLYKAKVLQTLGGGRADGALQEEGDPPELMETAETPTLMEEEPSPVSQLARKVQGVGARGWRTLSSLFTREDEHQLLSPEPCADHPLAAEPPPAEKAPGFWDLFATKWQQASGPEKGVPPPEPGESPGEPPGDDGSDLREPEEGAFHWGFLAGKLAEIRNKTAPKGN; encoded by the exons ATGACCCAGGGCTTCTGGCGGCTCTACAAAGCCAAAGTGCTGCAGACCcttgggggggggcgggcggacgGGGCGCTGCAGGAGGAG GGAGACCCCCCTGAGCTGATGGAGACGGCCGAGACCCCCACGCTGATGGAAGAGGAACCCAGCCCCGTGTCCCAGCTGGCgaggaag GTGCAGGGGGTgggtgcccggggctggcggaCGCTTTCGTCCCTCTTCACCCGTGAGGATGAGCACCAGCTGCTGAGCCCAGAGCCCTGCGCAGACCA CCCGCTggccgccgagccgccccccgccGAGAAGGCGCCCGGCTTTTGGGATCTCTTTGCCACCAAGTGGCAGCAGGCGTCGGGGCCAGAGAAGGGGGTCCCCCCCCCGGAGCCGGGCGAGAGCCCCGGGGAGCCACCGGGCGACGACGGCAGCGACCTGCGGGAGCCGGAGGAAGGGGCCTTCCACTGGGGCTTCCTGGCCGGCAAACTGGCCGAAATCCGGAATAAAACTGCCCCCAAGGGCAACTAG
- the LOC104333607 gene encoding serine/threonine-protein kinase PDIK1L isoform X1 produces MATGAGLQNIFWNVLALGRSIVRHGPVNCRVLVGLLLPHQAVWGKIKPGSCSQVLVLWVFPPSPEPLILKMVSSQPKYDLIREVGRGSYGVVYEAVVRKTSARVAVKKIRCHAPENVELALREFWALSSIKSQHPNVIHLEECILQKDGMVQKMSHGSSSSLYLQLVETSLKGEIVFDPRSAYYLWFVMDFCDGGDMNEYLLSRKPNRKTNTSFMLQLSSALAFLHKSQIIHRDLKPDNILISQSRMDASDLEPTLKVADFGLSKVCSASGQNPEEPVNVNKCFLSTACGTDFYMAPEVWEGYYTAKADIFALGIIIWAMLERITFIDTETKKELLGSYVKQGTAIIPVGEALLENPKMELLIPVKKKSMNARMKQLIKEMLAANPQDRPDAFELELRLVNIAFKDSGWDR; encoded by the exons ATGGCAACAGGTGCAGGTTTACAGAATATCTTCTGGAATGTTCTAGCACTCGGACGCAGCATTGTGAGGCACGGCCCTGTTAATTGCAGGGTGCTGGTAGGGCTACTCCTGCCACACCAAGCCGTATGGGGGAAAATAAAGCCCGGTTCTTGTTCACAAGTTTTAGTTCTGTgggtttttcccccttccccagaACCCTTGATCTTGAAGATGGTGAGTAGCCAGCCTAAGTACGATCTAATACGGGAGGTTGGTCGTGGCAGTTATGGTGTGGTGTACGAAGCAGTCGTCAGGAAGACCTCTGCACGGGTCGCGGTGAAAAAGATTCGGTGCCATGCTCCAGAGAACGTGGAACTAGCTCTGCGTGAGTTCTGGGCACTTAGCAGTATCAAGAGCCAGCATCCCAACGTCATTCACCTGGAGGAGTGCATCTTGCAGAAAGATGGTATGGTGCAGAAGATGTCCCATGGCTCCAGTTCCTCCCTGTATTTACAG CTCGTAGAGACCTCGTTAAAAGGAGAAATAGTCTTTGACCCCAGAAGTGCTTATTACCTCTGGTTTGTAATGGATTTCTGTGATGGAGGAGACATGAATGAGTATCTGTTGTCCCGAAAGCCGAACCGCAAGACCAATACCAGTTTCATGCTTCAGCTCAGCAGCGCACTGGCGTTCCTGCACAAAAGTCAGATTATTCATCGTGATCTCAAACCTGACAATATTCTGATATCTCAGAGCAGGATGGATGCTAGTGACTTGGAGCCGACCCTGAAAGTAGCCGATTTTGGGCTGAGCAAGGTATGTTCAGCCTCAGGACAGAATCCTGAGGAACCAGTCAATGTAAATAAGTGTTTCCTGTCGACTGCATGCGGGACTGACTTCTACATGGCCCCCGAAGTCTGGGAAGGATACTACACTGCCAAGGCAGACATCTTTGCGCTGGGTATTATAATCTGGGCAATGTTGGAAAGAATCACGTTCATAGATACGGAAACAAAGAAGGAACTGCTAGGCAGTTATGTCAAGCAGGGGACGGCGATCATACCTGTTGGAGAGGCGCTTCTAGAAAACCCGAAAATGGAGCTGCTCATCCCCGTGAAGAAAAAATCCATGAATGCTCGAATGAAACAGCTGATCAaggagatgctggctgccaaccCGCAGGACCGACCCGATGCTTTTGAGCTAGAGCTGCGATTAGTCAACATAGCTTTTAAAGACAGCGGCTGGGACAGGTGA
- the LOC104333607 gene encoding protein FAM110D isoform X2, whose protein sequence is MVPLGSPSLAICASSNLRLVAPGRGSPLGWLNQGPECPRELGGCRGRTPSAVERLEADKAKYVKSQEVINSRQEPALRGCSPRLSPHGRRLLARQQCNELCQGSELSREGPRKLPCPQSPVSRRAGGRRLLRPDSLIIYRQKRDCPGGDKENTKVTGLVRRLFQGPLRDSPPCSPPARGLDEKPPAPQSPKTTTLWVPMEKEMRTPGASSGGGSGGIFPLPGSPVAQPPRPPGKQALALRVSLPLSEQERFFNYCGLDRALVELLGQERFGPAGWDNASARLPGSCESEPGQASGGSEGDAGPGEEEPDPRLGSAVSVVERNARVIKWLYGCQRAWAAAKESTV, encoded by the coding sequence ATGGTGCCCCTGGGCAGCCCCTCTCTCGCCATCTGCGCCTCCAGCAACCTGCGCCTCGTGGCCCCCGGGCGTGGGTCCCCCCTGGGCTGGCTGAACCAGGGCCCCGAGTGCCCgcgggagctggggggctgcaggggccggACGCCCAGTGCCGTGGAGCGGTTGGAGGCCGACAAGGCCAAATACGTGAAATCCCAGGAGGTCATCAACAGCCGGCAGGAGCCGGCGCTGAGGGGCTGCTCGCCCCGGCTCTCCCCCCACGGCCGGCGCCTCCTCGCCCGCCAGCAGTGTAACGAGTTGTGTCAGGGCTCGGAGCTGAGCCGGGAGGGTCCCAGGAAGCTGCCGTGTCCCCAGTCCCCCGTGTCGCGCCGGGCCGGCGGCAGGCGCCTGCTGAGACCTGACTCGCTCATCATCTACCGACAGAAACGGGACTGCCCGGGGGGAGACAAGGAGAACACCAAGGTCACCGGGCTGGTGCGACGCCTGTTCCAGGGACCCCTCAGAGACAGCCCCCCCTGCTCGCCCCCAGCCAGGGGGCTGGATGAGAAGCCGCCAGCCCCCCAGAGCCCCAAGACCACCACGCTGTGGGTGCCCATGGAGAAGGAGATGAGGACGCCGGGTGCCAGCAGTGGCGGTGGCAGTGGTGGCATCTTCCCTCTGCCCGGCAGCCCAGTGgcacagcccccccggccccctggCAAGCAGGCGCTGGCTCTGCGCGTCTCCCTGCCGCTCTCAGAGCAGGAGCGGTTCTTCAACTACTGCGGGCTGGACCGGGCACTGGTGGAGCTGCTGGGACAGGAGCGGTTTGGGCCGGCAGGCTGGGACAACGCCTCGGCTCGGCTCCCTGGATCCTGCGAGTCGGAGCCCGGGCAGGCCtcggggggcagcgagggggaCGCGGGGCCAGGCGAGGAGGAGCCAGACCCCCGGTTGGGCTCTGCCGTCTCGGTGGTGGAGCGCAACGCCCGCGTCATCAAGTGGCTCTACGGCTGCCAGAGAGCCTGGGCGGCCGCCAAGGAGTCCACTGTCTGA
- the TRIM63 gene encoding E3 ubiquitin-protein ligase TRIM63 isoform X1 yields the protein MDFQAGILRDGSPMESLEKQLICPICLEMFSKPVVILPCQHNLCRKCANDVFQAANPYWQSRGGVVSGGRFRCPSCRHEVLLDRHGVYGLQRNLLVENIIDIYKQECSSRPLKKGEHPMCKEHEDERINIYCVTCEVPTCSMCKVFGAHKDCEVAPLQTVFQGQKTELNNCISMLVAGNDRIQTIISQLEDSCRSTEENSEVAKRELCARFDALAALLEEKKSELLQRIAREQGDKTGFVQGLIRQYKEQLEKSSRLVETAIQAMEETGGAAFLMNAKQLIKTIVEASKGGKLEKIEHGYESMNAFSVSLDHLAEAVRALDFEPVEEDEEYFDGEEEEVEDDAVPERTVMGPQ from the exons ATGGATTTCCAAGCCGGCATTCTGCGGGATGGCAGCCCCATGGAGAGCCTGGAGAAGCAGCTCATCTGCCCCATCTGCCTGGAGATGTTCAGCAAGCCGGTGGTGatcctgccctgccagcacaaCCTCTGCCGCAAGTGTGCCAACGACGTCTTCCAG GCTGCCAACCCGTACTGGCAGAGCCGGGGCGGCGTGGTTTCGGGGGGCCGGTTCCGGTGCCCGTCTTGTCGTCACGAGGTGCTGCTGGACCGTCACGGTGTCTATGGGCTGCAGAGGAACCTGCTGGTGGAGAACATCATCGACATCTACAAGCAGGAGTGCTCCAG CAGGCCGCTGAAGAAGGGGGAGCACCCCATGTGCAAGGAGCACGAGGACGAGCGGATCAACATCTACTGCGTCACCTGCGAGGTCCCCACCTGCTCCATGTGCAAAGTCTTCGGGGCCCACAAGGACTGCGAGGTTGCCCCCCTGCAAACCGTCTTCCAGGGCCAGAAG aCCGAGCTGAACAACTGCATCTCCATGCTGGTGGCGGGGAACGACCGGATCCAGACGATCATCTCCCAGCTGGAGGACTCGTGCCGGAGCACCGAG GAGAACAGCGAGGTGGCCAAGCGGGAGCTGTGCGCTCGCTTCGACGCCTTGGCGGCgctgctggaggagaagaagTCGGAGCTGCTGCAGCGCATCGCCCGCGAGCAGGGCGACAAGACGGGCTTCGTCCAGGGCCTCATCCGccagtacaaggagcagctgGAAAAGTCGAGTCGGCTGGTGGAGACGGCCATCCAGGCCATGGAGGAGACCGGGGGGGCCGCTTTCCTCATG AACGCCAAGCAGCTCATCAAAAC GATCGTGGAGGCCTCCAAGGGCGGCAAGCTGGAGAAGATCGAGCACGGCTACGAGAGCATGAACGCCTTCTCGGTGAGCCTGGACCACCTCGCCGAGGCTGTCCGTGCCTTGGACTTCGAGCCTG TTGAGGAAGACGAGGAGTACTTTGacggggaggaagaagaggtggaGGATGATGCGGTGCCTGAGAGGACAGTGATGG GTCCCCAGTAG
- the ZNF593 gene encoding zinc finger protein 593, which yields MSPRNGRRTGAHRAHSLARQWKAKRRRRDLDEIHGDLRPENAARLLRQEPDPDLPGCAQFYCLHCARYFVDLTSMKEHFRSKVHKKRLKQLREAPYTQEEAERAAGMGSYIPPPKVDVQTQPLEEAVEMEAAS from the exons ATGTCGCCGCGCAATGGCCGCCGCACCGGCGCGCACCGGGCGCACTCGCTGGCCCGGCAGTGGAAGGCGAAGCGGCGCCGGCGCGACCTGGACGAGATCCACGGGGACCTGCGGCCCGAGAACGCCGCCCGGCTGCTGCGCCAGGAGCCCGACCCCGACCTGCCGGGCTGCGCCCAGTTCTACTGCCTGCACTGCGC GCGCTACTTCGTGGACCTGACCAGCATGAAGGAGCACTTCAGGTCCAAGGTGCACAAGAAGAG GCTGAAGCAGCTGCGCGAGGCCCCGTACACGCAGGAGGAGGCCGAGCGTGCCGCCGGGATGGGCTCCTACATCCCCCCGCCGAAGGTGGACGTGCAGACCCAGCCGCTGGAGGAAGCCGTGGAGATGGAGGCCGCCAGCTGA
- the TRIM63 gene encoding E3 ubiquitin-protein ligase TRIM63 isoform X2, whose translation MDFQAGILRDGSPMESLEKQLICPICLEMFSKPVVILPCQHNLCRKCANDVFQAANPYWQSRGGVVSGGRFRCPSCRHEVLLDRHGVYGLQRNLLVENIIDIYKQECSRPLKKGEHPMCKEHEDERINIYCVTCEVPTCSMCKVFGAHKDCEVAPLQTVFQGQKTELNNCISMLVAGNDRIQTIISQLEDSCRSTEENSEVAKRELCARFDALAALLEEKKSELLQRIAREQGDKTGFVQGLIRQYKEQLEKSSRLVETAIQAMEETGGAAFLMNAKQLIKTIVEASKGGKLEKIEHGYESMNAFSVSLDHLAEAVRALDFEPVEEDEEYFDGEEEEVEDDAVPERTVMGPQ comes from the exons ATGGATTTCCAAGCCGGCATTCTGCGGGATGGCAGCCCCATGGAGAGCCTGGAGAAGCAGCTCATCTGCCCCATCTGCCTGGAGATGTTCAGCAAGCCGGTGGTGatcctgccctgccagcacaaCCTCTGCCGCAAGTGTGCCAACGACGTCTTCCAG GCTGCCAACCCGTACTGGCAGAGCCGGGGCGGCGTGGTTTCGGGGGGCCGGTTCCGGTGCCCGTCTTGTCGTCACGAGGTGCTGCTGGACCGTCACGGTGTCTATGGGCTGCAGAGGAACCTGCTGGTGGAGAACATCATCGACATCTACAAGCAGGAGTGCTCCAG GCCGCTGAAGAAGGGGGAGCACCCCATGTGCAAGGAGCACGAGGACGAGCGGATCAACATCTACTGCGTCACCTGCGAGGTCCCCACCTGCTCCATGTGCAAAGTCTTCGGGGCCCACAAGGACTGCGAGGTTGCCCCCCTGCAAACCGTCTTCCAGGGCCAGAAG aCCGAGCTGAACAACTGCATCTCCATGCTGGTGGCGGGGAACGACCGGATCCAGACGATCATCTCCCAGCTGGAGGACTCGTGCCGGAGCACCGAG GAGAACAGCGAGGTGGCCAAGCGGGAGCTGTGCGCTCGCTTCGACGCCTTGGCGGCgctgctggaggagaagaagTCGGAGCTGCTGCAGCGCATCGCCCGCGAGCAGGGCGACAAGACGGGCTTCGTCCAGGGCCTCATCCGccagtacaaggagcagctgGAAAAGTCGAGTCGGCTGGTGGAGACGGCCATCCAGGCCATGGAGGAGACCGGGGGGGCCGCTTTCCTCATG AACGCCAAGCAGCTCATCAAAAC GATCGTGGAGGCCTCCAAGGGCGGCAAGCTGGAGAAGATCGAGCACGGCTACGAGAGCATGAACGCCTTCTCGGTGAGCCTGGACCACCTCGCCGAGGCTGTCCGTGCCTTGGACTTCGAGCCTG TTGAGGAAGACGAGGAGTACTTTGacggggaggaagaagaggtggaGGATGATGCGGTGCCTGAGAGGACAGTGATGG GTCCCCAGTAG
- the LOC104333607 gene encoding serine/threonine-protein kinase PDIK1L isoform X3 codes for MVSSQPKYDLIREVGRGSYGVVYEAVVRKTSARVAVKKIRCHAPENVELALREFWALSSIKSQHPNVIHLEECILQKDGMVQKMSHGSSSSLYLQLVETSLKGEIVFDPRSAYYLWFVMDFCDGGDMNEYLLSRKPNRKTNTSFMLQLSSALAFLHKSQIIHRDLKPDNILISQSRMDASDLEPTLKVADFGLSKVCSASGQNPEEPVNVNKCFLSTACGTDFYMAPEVWEGYYTAKADIFALGIIIWAMLERITFIDTETKKELLGSYVKQGTAIIPVGEALLENPKMELLIPVKKKSMNARMKQLIKEMLAANPQDRPDAFELELRLVNIAFKDSGWDR; via the exons ATGGTGAGTAGCCAGCCTAAGTACGATCTAATACGGGAGGTTGGTCGTGGCAGTTATGGTGTGGTGTACGAAGCAGTCGTCAGGAAGACCTCTGCACGGGTCGCGGTGAAAAAGATTCGGTGCCATGCTCCAGAGAACGTGGAACTAGCTCTGCGTGAGTTCTGGGCACTTAGCAGTATCAAGAGCCAGCATCCCAACGTCATTCACCTGGAGGAGTGCATCTTGCAGAAAGATGGTATGGTGCAGAAGATGTCCCATGGCTCCAGTTCCTCCCTGTATTTACAG CTCGTAGAGACCTCGTTAAAAGGAGAAATAGTCTTTGACCCCAGAAGTGCTTATTACCTCTGGTTTGTAATGGATTTCTGTGATGGAGGAGACATGAATGAGTATCTGTTGTCCCGAAAGCCGAACCGCAAGACCAATACCAGTTTCATGCTTCAGCTCAGCAGCGCACTGGCGTTCCTGCACAAAAGTCAGATTATTCATCGTGATCTCAAACCTGACAATATTCTGATATCTCAGAGCAGGATGGATGCTAGTGACTTGGAGCCGACCCTGAAAGTAGCCGATTTTGGGCTGAGCAAGGTATGTTCAGCCTCAGGACAGAATCCTGAGGAACCAGTCAATGTAAATAAGTGTTTCCTGTCGACTGCATGCGGGACTGACTTCTACATGGCCCCCGAAGTCTGGGAAGGATACTACACTGCCAAGGCAGACATCTTTGCGCTGGGTATTATAATCTGGGCAATGTTGGAAAGAATCACGTTCATAGATACGGAAACAAAGAAGGAACTGCTAGGCAGTTATGTCAAGCAGGGGACGGCGATCATACCTGTTGGAGAGGCGCTTCTAGAAAACCCGAAAATGGAGCTGCTCATCCCCGTGAAGAAAAAATCCATGAATGCTCGAATGAAACAGCTGATCAaggagatgctggctgccaaccCGCAGGACCGACCCGATGCTTTTGAGCTAGAGCTGCGATTAGTCAACATAGCTTTTAAAGACAGCGGCTGGGACAGGTGA